In Pseudomonadota bacterium, the genomic window CCCACGCGCTGTGCGTGGCGTCGACGTAGCGCTCGAGCAGATCGGTCAGGTGGTGTCGGTAGGCCTCGCTCTCCTCGGTGTGGATACGCGCAATCTCGACCAGCTCGTGGTTGTAGCGGTCTACGAAGTGGCGCTCCTGGTCGAGCACGAAGGCGAATCCGCCGGTCATGCCGGCACCGAAGTTCACCCCCGTCGGCCCAAGCGAGACCACGCAACCGCCGGTCATGTACTCGCAACCGTGGTCGCCAAGGCCCTCGACCACCGCTACCACGCCCGAATTGCGCACGGCAAAACGCTCGCCCGCGAGCCCGGCGGCAAACAGCTCGCCCCCGGTGGCTCCGTAGAGGCAGGTGTTGCCGATGATCGGTGTTTCACGCGAGTTGAACACGGCGCCGACAGGCGGCCGTATGACCAGTCTGCCCCCCGCCATGCCCTTGCCGACATAGTCGTTCGCATCGCCGATCAGCTCCATGTTGAGCCCGGCTGCATTCCAGACTCCGAAACTCTGGCCGGCTGTGCCGGAGAACTGGACCTCGATTGGCGCGTCGGCCATGCCGTAGTTGCCATGGCGGCGGGCAATTTCACCCGAGAGCCGTGCACCGATCGATCGGTCGACGTTCTTCAGCTCGTAGTGGAAGCGGCCGCCACGCTTCTCCACGATCGCCGGGAGGCAATCCGCGACGATGCGTTCGGCGAGTTCGGCAGCGTCGAACGGTGTGTTGCGCTCGGTGAGGCAGAATCGCGGTTCGTCGTCTGCAATGCCACCGTCGCTGAGTACCGGCGAGAGGTTGATCTTCGCCTGACGCGCAGTGATGCCGGGCTGTTGTTCGAGGTACTCCGGATGGCCGATGAGGTCTTCGAGGCTGCGAAGACCCAGTGAGGCGAGGATGCGGCGCACGTCTTCGGCGATGAACCGCATGTAGTTCATGACCTTGTCGACGTTGCCGTTGAAGTGCCGCATGCGCAGCACCTTGTGTTGGGTTGCCACACCGGTTGCGCAGTTGTTGAGGTGGCAAATGCGCAGGAACTTGCATCCCATTGCGATCATCGGGCCAGTGCCGAAGCCGAAGCTCTCCGCGCCGAGCGCTGCGGCCTTGACCACGTCGAGGCCGGTCTTGAGGCCGCCGTCACACTGGACGCGGACCTTGTCCCGCAGGTTGTTCGCGCGCAGCACCTGGTGCGTCTCGGACATGCCGAGCTCCCAGGGGCTGCCAGCGTACTTCACCGACGTTAGCGGAGAGGCCCCGGTGCCGCCATCGTAGCCCGAAATGGTGATGAGGTCAGCGTAGCATTTTGCAACCCCGGCTGCGACAGTGCCGACACCCGGCTCGGCAACCAGCTTCACCGAGACCAGCGCCTCCGGGTTGACCTGCTTGAGGTCGAAGATCAGCTGGGCGAGGTCCTCGATCGAGTAGATATCGTGGTGCGGTGGCGGTGAAATCAGGGCCACGCCTGGCATGGAGTGGCGCAGCTTGGCGATCATCCGGTTGACCTTGTGGCCCGGCAGCTGCCCCCCCTCGCCCGGCTTTGCCCCTTGCGCCACCTTGATCTGCAGCACTTCGGCGTTGACGAGGTAGTGTGGCGTCACACCGAAGCGACCCGACGCAATCTGCTTGATCTTGGACACCTTCTCGGTGCCGTAGCGTTCCGGGTCCTCGCCGCCTTCGCCCGAGTTGGAGCGCCCACCCAGGCGGTTCATCGCCTCGGCCAGCGTCTCGTGGGCCTCGGGGGACAGCGCGCCGAGCGACATGCCGGCCGAGTCGAAGCGGCCCAGAATGGCCTCGACCGGTTCGACGTCTTCGAGTGGAATCGCTTTGCGGTCGCGCTTGAGGGTCAGGAGGTCGCGCAACAGCACTGGCGGGCGGTCGTCGACCGTGTCGCGGTAGGCCTCGTAGTCGGACCACTCGCCACTGGTCACCGCGGCTTGCAGCGTCTTGACCACGTCGGGGTTGTACACGTGGTACTCGCCACCGTGGATGAATTTCAGCAGGCCACCCTGATCGGGCTCGACCGTCGGGTCCTCGGCAGCGGCCGCCCAGAGCGCGCTGTCGGCTTGCAGGTCGTCGAAGTCGGCACCCTGAATGCGGCTGGTGGTGCCGGTGAAACAGGTGTCTACCACCTCGTCGGCGAGGCCGACGATCTCGAACAGCTGGGCACCGCGGTAGCTCGTGATGCCCGAGATCCCCATTTTCGAGAGGATTTTCAGCAGGCCCTTGTTGATGCCCTTGCGGTAGTTCTGCTCGAGGTCCTGGACGTCGATGTTCTCTTCGTCGATCTGGCCCGAGGCCACCATGCCGTTGAGGCTCTCGTAAGCGAGGTAGGGGAAGACGCAGGTTGCACCGTAGCCGATCAGGCAGGCCATGTGGTGCGGGTCG contains:
- the gltB gene encoding glutamate synthase large subunit, with amino-acid sequence MNNLDRLAEHGLYDPSFERDNCGFGLIAHMDGEPSHWVVNTAITALARLTHRGAVAADGKSGDGCGLLLKKPDTFLRAAAAETGLSLPAHYATALVFLSQDAARADAAIATLERTLEECGLSVVGWRTPPTDHAALGEHALQSLPRIEQLFVGAPDDMDTATFNRHLFVARRRTEVAHADDPSLYIPSMTADVVLYKGMVMPENLPVFYQDLQRDDLASSIAVFHQRFSTNTLPEWRLAQPFRYLAHNGEINTIRGNRNWARARTQKLTNALLPELPELTPVIGMAGSDSSSLDNMLEVLINGGMDIFTAMRTLIPPAWQNNDDLPPDMRAFLQYNSMHMEPWDGPAGIVLTDGRYAGCSMDRNGLRPARYVITRDRHITLASEIGVYDYAPEDVTSKGRLRPGQMFAVDTDTGELLLPKEIDQRLAESQPWARWLRDHSRQLRSRLRDDIRDRPPLDREDLRLHEKMFGLTFEERDQILRVLAEDGQEAIGSMGDDTPYPVMSQLPRSLFDNFRQQFAQVTNPPIDPLRESIVMSLETCLGAEVNLFEAGERGAKRLVVRSPILSRAKFETLRAMSDEREYRNAVIDLNYDPSQLSLKDKIDAVCKEAIARVRAGDSIIILNDRRLRPGCLPAHALLATGAVHHALIEVGLRCDANIIVATGTARDPHHMACLIGYGATCVFPYLAYESLNGMVASGQIDEENIDVQDLEQNYRKGINKGLLKILSKMGISGITSYRGAQLFEIVGLADEVVDTCFTGTTSRIQGADFDDLQADSALWAAAAEDPTVEPDQGGLLKFIHGGEYHVYNPDVVKTLQAAVTSGEWSDYEAYRDTVDDRPPVLLRDLLTLKRDRKAIPLEDVEPVEAILGRFDSAGMSLGALSPEAHETLAEAMNRLGGRSNSGEGGEDPERYGTEKVSKIKQIASGRFGVTPHYLVNAEVLQIKVAQGAKPGEGGQLPGHKVNRMIAKLRHSMPGVALISPPPHHDIYSIEDLAQLIFDLKQVNPEALVSVKLVAEPGVGTVAAGVAKCYADLITISGYDGGTGASPLTSVKYAGSPWELGMSETHQVLRANNLRDKVRVQCDGGLKTGLDVVKAAALGAESFGFGTGPMIAMGCKFLRICHLNNCATGVATQHKVLRMRHFNGNVDKVMNYMRFIAEDVRRILASLGLRSLEDLIGHPEYLEQQPGITARQAKINLSPVLSDGGIADDEPRFCLTERNTPFDAAELAERIVADCLPAIVEKRGGRFHYELKNVDRSIGARLSGEIARRHGNYGMADAPIEVQFSGTAGQSFGVWNAAGLNMELIGDANDYVGKGMAGGRLVIRPPVGAVFNSRETPIIGNTCLYGATGGELFAAGLAGERFAVRNSGVVAVVEGLGDHGCEYMTGGCVVSLGPTGVNFGAGMTGGFAFVLDQERHFVDRYNHELVEIARIHTEESEAYRHHLTDLLERYVDATHSAWGHDVLDNFYAFQNQFWLVKPKALELEQLFSTLRRAA